One window of the Crateriforma spongiae genome contains the following:
- a CDS encoding sulfatase family protein → MPIHLRFIVLLLPYFVGTLAVPNSDAAEAPPNVILIFADDLGYGDLGCYGATKVQTPNIDKLAAEGRRFTDAHSVSAVCTPSRYALLTGQYPVRANNGQGVWGPAPITSPLIVDTEKTTIADVFKTSGYKTAVLGKWHLGFKSGTNDWQPPLRPGPQDLGFDYYFGMPVVNSAPPYVYVENDRIVGSDPDDPLVYVGRNAKNATPITPIPPEAAQRSANAFTGAIEAHKQFNDYELGTKFAEKSVQWIEQNKDHPFFLYLATTNIHHPFTPAERFQGTSQCGLYGDSIHELDWMVGRVLQCLDDNQLTDNTLVIFTSDNGGMFNFGGQAAFEAGHRQNGELLGFKFGVWEGGHRVPMIIRWPGKVKAGTTSDQLIGHVDMLATFAALTGQSLTKEQQADSLNMLSAWIDQPAEPIREQLVLAPHKGTHLSLRKGKWKYIPAKGSGGFGGRKPSDHTFAGPPAVTFVGSVNSDIEDGKIRKDAPPAQLYDLEFDVRETQNLYQDYPQVVKEMSEILKDYAPAKPTPSRQGRQKPKGSPAKKIPATPSDRSASFDFESGTLQPWRIVDGRFGHIIGSRAKFFHNGHDYNKQGQYYLSTLETSAGAEKGDDKQTGVIMSPLFVPQGDTMTFRVGGGGGPKTYVALCTADGEEVSRAHGINDQTMQNATFDLRPFVGKQMFLKIVDHSKTGWGHVTADNFQMDAQILNQYPE, encoded by the coding sequence GTGCCAATCCATCTTCGGTTCATCGTTCTGCTTCTGCCCTACTTCGTTGGGACTTTGGCTGTTCCCAACAGTGATGCCGCAGAGGCCCCACCCAATGTGATTTTGATCTTTGCCGATGATCTGGGGTACGGTGACCTGGGTTGCTACGGCGCGACGAAAGTCCAGACACCGAACATCGACAAACTGGCGGCCGAAGGTCGACGTTTCACCGATGCCCATTCGGTATCCGCCGTTTGTACGCCGTCGCGATATGCGCTATTGACGGGCCAATACCCGGTTCGTGCCAACAACGGCCAGGGTGTGTGGGGCCCTGCACCGATCACTTCGCCGTTGATTGTCGACACCGAAAAGACCACGATCGCCGATGTCTTCAAGACCAGCGGATACAAAACCGCGGTCTTGGGAAAATGGCATTTGGGTTTCAAATCGGGGACCAACGACTGGCAGCCACCCCTGCGTCCGGGTCCCCAGGACTTGGGCTTCGATTACTACTTTGGCATGCCGGTCGTCAACAGCGCGCCGCCCTATGTCTATGTCGAAAACGATCGCATCGTTGGCAGTGATCCCGACGACCCGCTGGTTTATGTCGGACGCAATGCGAAGAACGCCACACCGATCACGCCCATTCCACCGGAAGCCGCCCAGCGCAGTGCCAACGCTTTCACCGGAGCCATCGAAGCACACAAGCAGTTCAACGACTATGAACTGGGCACCAAGTTTGCCGAAAAATCGGTTCAATGGATCGAGCAGAACAAGGACCATCCGTTCTTTTTGTATCTGGCAACCACCAATATCCATCACCCTTTCACTCCGGCAGAGCGATTTCAGGGTACCAGCCAATGCGGCTTGTACGGCGATTCCATTCACGAACTGGACTGGATGGTCGGCCGGGTTTTGCAGTGTCTGGATGACAACCAGTTGACCGACAACACCCTGGTGATCTTCACCAGTGACAACGGCGGCATGTTCAACTTTGGTGGTCAGGCCGCCTTTGAAGCAGGGCACCGTCAGAACGGCGAATTGCTTGGCTTCAAATTCGGCGTCTGGGAAGGTGGCCACCGTGTTCCGATGATCATTCGTTGGCCTGGCAAAGTGAAAGCCGGCACGACGTCGGACCAATTGATCGGCCATGTCGACATGCTGGCGACCTTCGCAGCACTGACGGGCCAATCACTGACCAAAGAACAACAGGCCGACAGCTTGAACATGCTGTCGGCATGGATCGATCAACCTGCCGAACCGATTCGCGAACAATTGGTCCTGGCACCCCACAAAGGCACCCACCTGTCGCTTCGAAAAGGCAAATGGAAATACATTCCCGCCAAAGGCAGCGGTGGATTTGGGGGCCGAAAACCCAGCGACCACACGTTCGCCGGTCCGCCGGCGGTCACCTTTGTGGGTTCGGTCAACAGCGATATCGAAGACGGAAAGATCCGCAAGGATGCGCCTCCCGCACAGCTATACGATCTGGAATTTGATGTTCGGGAAACCCAAAACCTGTATCAGGATTATCCGCAAGTCGTCAAAGAAATGAGCGAGATCCTGAAGGACTACGCTCCTGCCAAACCGACGCCGTCGCGACAAGGCAGGCAAAAGCCAAAGGGATCGCCAGCGAAAAAGATTCCCGCCACTCCCAGTGATCGCAGTGCGTCGTTCGATTTTGAGTCTGGCACGCTGCAGCCTTGGCGAATCGTCGACGGTCGCTTTGGCCACATCATCGGAAGTCGTGCGAAATTCTTCCACAACGGTCATGACTACAACAAGCAGGGTCAGTATTACCTTTCGACACTGGAAACGTCTGCCGGTGCCGAAAAGGGCGACGACAAGCAAACCGGCGTGATCATGTCACCATTGTTTGTCCCCCAAGGCGACACCATGACCTTTCGTGTCGGTGGCGGCGGGGGCCCAAAGACTTACGTCGCACTGTGCACCGCCGATGGCGAAGAAGTCAGCCGGGCTCATGGCATCAACGATCAAACCATGCAAAACGCGACCTTCGATCTGCGGCCTTTTGTTGGCAAACAGATGTTCTTGAAGATTGTCGACCATTCGAAGACCGGATGGGGGCACGTGACCGCTGACAACTTTCAAATGGATGCTCAGATCTTGAACCAGTATCCCGAATAA
- a CDS encoding sulfatase family protein: MTSAFRMHLAPWAARIGVLACLLCCVIAVRADETPQPNFVVIFTDDQGYQDVGCFGSPDIRTPRLDAMASQGMKFTSFYAQPICGPSRAALMTGCYPMRVAERGNTKQVHPILHQDEITVAEVLKTQGYATACFGKWDLAKHSQTDFFLDLFPTRQGFDYFYGTPTSNDRIANLYRNETLIDPKTDMSTVTRRYTDQAIEFMKRHQDEPFFVYLPHTMPHTRLAASEDFKGSSPRGLYGDVIEEIDFNVGRILDAVESLKLHDRTYVLFTSDNGPWLNKNKNFADGHLPKDHGGSAGPLRSGKVSVFEGGVRVPAILWGPGRVPAGTTCESIATTMDVLPTFAALAGAEVPSDRVIDGQDIRHLFHGDFASADPDRAYFYYLRVHLQAVRQGKWKLHLPREKEPIGAAPFGRNMHIAPADRVGFAQPFLVDLENDLGETTDVSDQNPQVVRRLVALAEDMRKDLGDFDRVGENMRFFDLTGPRPTRPPVPAPRKPAAKQSKHLSTDKAK, translated from the coding sequence ATGACTTCCGCATTTCGCATGCATCTTGCACCTTGGGCCGCGCGCATCGGCGTGCTGGCGTGTCTTTTATGCTGCGTCATCGCCGTCCGCGCCGACGAAACGCCCCAGCCCAATTTCGTGGTCATCTTCACCGATGACCAGGGATATCAGGATGTCGGCTGTTTTGGGTCGCCCGACATACGCACGCCACGTTTGGATGCGATGGCGTCGCAGGGGATGAAGTTCACCAGTTTTTATGCACAACCGATCTGTGGACCATCACGAGCCGCGTTGATGACCGGTTGTTATCCAATGCGAGTCGCCGAACGAGGAAACACCAAGCAAGTTCACCCGATTCTGCATCAGGATGAAATCACCGTGGCCGAAGTCTTGAAAACACAAGGCTATGCCACCGCATGCTTTGGAAAATGGGACTTGGCCAAGCATTCGCAAACGGATTTCTTTTTGGATCTGTTTCCGACACGTCAGGGGTTCGACTATTTCTACGGCACCCCCACCAGCAACGATCGCATTGCCAATCTGTACCGCAACGAAACTCTGATCGACCCCAAAACCGACATGTCAACGGTGACGCGGCGTTACACCGATCAAGCGATCGAATTCATGAAGCGTCACCAGGACGAGCCGTTTTTCGTCTATTTGCCTCACACCATGCCACACACTCGCCTTGCGGCATCGGAAGATTTCAAAGGATCCAGTCCGCGTGGTTTGTATGGAGATGTGATCGAAGAGATCGATTTCAATGTGGGGCGAATCCTTGATGCGGTTGAATCGCTGAAACTTCATGATCGCACCTACGTGTTGTTCACCAGCGACAACGGCCCTTGGCTGAACAAAAACAAGAACTTTGCCGATGGGCATTTACCAAAAGATCATGGTGGTTCGGCCGGACCACTTCGCAGCGGAAAGGTGTCCGTCTTCGAAGGCGGCGTTCGCGTTCCCGCCATCCTGTGGGGACCGGGTCGCGTGCCTGCCGGAACCACGTGCGAATCGATTGCAACAACGATGGATGTGCTACCGACCTTTGCCGCATTGGCCGGCGCTGAGGTTCCCTCGGACCGAGTGATCGACGGCCAAGACATTCGCCATCTATTCCACGGTGACTTTGCCTCGGCCGATCCCGACCGAGCGTACTTTTACTACTTGCGTGTTCATTTGCAGGCGGTCCGCCAAGGCAAATGGAAACTTCACTTGCCGCGGGAAAAGGAACCGATCGGCGCCGCCCCGTTCGGTCGCAACATGCACATCGCTCCGGCGGATCGCGTGGGCTTTGCACAGCCCTTCCTGGTCGACCTGGAAAACGATCTTGGCGAAACCACCGATGTTTCCGACCAGAATCCCCAAGTCGTCCGGCGGCTGGTCGCCCTGGCCGAAGACATGCGAAAGGACTTGGGTGACTTCGACCGTGTCGGGGAAAACATGCGATTCTTTGATCTAACGGGTCCTCGTCCAACACGACCTCCGGTTCCCGCCCCGCGCAAACCCGCGGCAAAACAATCGAAGCATTTATCCACTGACAAGGCAAAATAG
- a CDS encoding GH116 family glycosyl-hydrolase — protein sequence MNTEANPHETSRCDDLESGCSSACGCGPSIERRSFLTTLGAGAAVLSAGHNTMAGPFTEADVSDDRHASGHLIPADKKLTPQWLASLTRRDQPEVYTGSQLKYIGMPVGGIGCGQIYLGGDGRLWLWDIFKCNYTRERGHGQRIAAFTLGGHYAHPVPAGETYTNRNGADVSQGFLIRATADGNSETRTLDQIGFPDVNFRGEYPIGKVGYSDRGFPARIDLEAFSPFIPLNSTDSALPATVMSFTVTNTSQTPITIDLGGWMQNATCPYTTETGLGQRTNRCMQTDGCVEILSSISGAGVETKHGFGSMALTVLHDRKTDDSVSISAATSLTDPDSPDGLWEQINGLQVDAVEKPLDELLVGGLATTFDLAPQESRTIDFAITWFFPDYNEKGRGRAQMLGIRDFGTLRRHYAAWFDSADGVANYLTENKSRLLGNTRLWNQTWYDSTLPHWLLDRSFIPIDCIATQTFHWFDNGRPYGWEGVDCCPGTCTHVWHYAQALARIFPDIERAFREKVDYREGIGFHSDTGIIGHRAENHHTPAIDGQAGTILRAYREHQIAPDNKFLKRIWPNVKKSIQYLIAQDGDDNGLLEGKQPHTLDASWYGPIAWLSGMYLAALAAGQAMAAEMGDDVFANQCQTIIDRGSKTIVDELFDGEYFIHKPDPNVTALNSNKGCHIDQVLGQAWIGQVDLDRVIPKQETVSALNSLWKYNFAPNAGQYSLDHIQIEKAFRWYAMPGEAGLLMCTWPKGGATQAIPGNGLRTKDNPEVYTGPGGYFNECMNGFEYQVAAHMIYEGEPDSQLVQQGLAITKSVHERYAADKRNPYNEIECSDHYARSMASYGVFLAACGFHYHGPKGHLGFAPRVSPDHFKAAFTTAEGWGTFTQKTDQQTLSASVALRYGTLHLNQLSLQAVAGVSATSATARLQDQDVPVVLETDGSQHVLRFPAGLDINAGQSLDVELF from the coding sequence AATCGAACGTCGAAGCTTCTTAACGACGCTCGGTGCCGGCGCAGCGGTGCTTTCGGCCGGACACAACACGATGGCCGGTCCATTCACCGAAGCGGATGTTTCCGATGATCGTCATGCATCCGGTCACCTGATTCCCGCCGATAAAAAGCTAACGCCACAGTGGCTGGCTTCATTGACCCGGCGCGACCAGCCGGAGGTCTACACCGGATCACAACTGAAGTACATCGGTATGCCAGTCGGTGGTATCGGGTGTGGACAGATCTACTTGGGTGGTGATGGACGTTTGTGGCTGTGGGACATCTTCAAATGCAACTACACCCGCGAACGCGGCCACGGTCAACGGATCGCTGCCTTCACCTTGGGTGGCCATTACGCGCATCCGGTTCCCGCCGGCGAAACGTACACCAATCGCAATGGTGCGGATGTCTCGCAAGGCTTCTTGATCCGCGCGACCGCTGATGGCAACAGCGAAACTCGCACGCTGGATCAAATCGGCTTTCCCGACGTGAACTTTCGCGGGGAATACCCGATCGGCAAGGTCGGCTACAGCGACCGCGGTTTTCCCGCCAGGATCGATTTGGAAGCGTTCAGCCCCTTCATTCCGCTGAACTCTACGGACTCTGCGTTGCCCGCGACCGTGATGAGCTTCACAGTCACCAACACATCCCAAACACCGATCACCATCGACTTGGGCGGTTGGATGCAGAACGCGACCTGTCCCTACACCACCGAAACCGGCCTGGGTCAGCGGACCAATCGGTGTATGCAGACTGATGGGTGCGTCGAGATTCTAAGTTCGATCAGCGGTGCGGGCGTCGAAACCAAGCACGGCTTCGGATCGATGGCCCTGACAGTTCTGCACGACCGGAAAACAGACGACAGTGTTTCGATCAGCGCTGCGACATCCCTGACCGATCCTGACAGCCCCGATGGATTGTGGGAACAGATCAACGGGCTACAAGTGGATGCCGTCGAAAAGCCATTGGACGAATTGCTGGTCGGCGGACTGGCAACGACGTTTGATCTAGCACCACAGGAATCGCGAACGATCGACTTTGCCATCACTTGGTTCTTCCCCGACTACAACGAAAAGGGCCGTGGTCGAGCGCAGATGCTGGGGATTCGTGATTTCGGAACGTTACGCCGGCATTACGCCGCATGGTTTGATTCGGCCGACGGCGTTGCCAACTACTTGACCGAAAACAAATCGCGTTTGTTGGGTAACACACGATTGTGGAACCAAACTTGGTACGACAGCACACTGCCGCACTGGTTGTTGGATCGCAGTTTCATTCCGATCGACTGCATCGCCACCCAGACATTTCATTGGTTCGACAACGGTCGACCCTACGGTTGGGAAGGCGTCGATTGTTGCCCCGGCACGTGCACCCACGTTTGGCACTACGCACAAGCTTTGGCGCGAATCTTTCCCGACATCGAACGTGCGTTTCGGGAAAAGGTCGACTATCGGGAAGGCATCGGATTCCATTCCGACACTGGCATCATTGGACATCGTGCTGAAAACCATCACACCCCCGCAATCGATGGCCAAGCCGGAACGATTCTGCGTGCTTACCGCGAGCACCAGATCGCACCCGATAACAAATTCCTGAAACGAATCTGGCCGAACGTCAAGAAGTCGATCCAATACCTGATTGCCCAAGATGGTGACGACAACGGACTGTTGGAAGGAAAACAGCCTCATACCCTGGACGCATCCTGGTATGGTCCAATCGCTTGGCTAAGTGGCATGTATTTGGCCGCGCTGGCTGCCGGTCAGGCGATGGCTGCGGAAATGGGCGACGATGTTTTCGCCAACCAATGTCAGACGATCATCGACCGTGGATCCAAAACAATCGTCGATGAACTGTTTGACGGTGAATACTTCATTCATAAACCGGACCCGAACGTCACGGCACTGAACTCCAACAAAGGCTGTCATATCGACCAAGTCTTGGGGCAAGCTTGGATCGGACAAGTGGACCTGGACCGAGTGATCCCCAAACAAGAAACGGTTTCGGCACTGAACAGTCTTTGGAAATACAATTTCGCACCTAATGCGGGACAGTATTCACTGGATCATATCCAGATCGAAAAAGCGTTCCGTTGGTACGCAATGCCGGGCGAAGCCGGCTTGCTGATGTGCACTTGGCCCAAAGGCGGTGCGACCCAGGCCATTCCCGGCAACGGTTTGCGGACAAAAGACAACCCGGAGGTGTACACCGGACCGGGTGGCTACTTCAACGAATGCATGAACGGATTCGAATACCAGGTCGCGGCCCACATGATCTATGAGGGCGAACCCGATAGCCAGCTCGTTCAGCAAGGCCTCGCCATCACCAAGTCGGTACACGAACGATATGCCGCCGACAAACGCAATCCCTACAACGAAATCGAATGCAGCGATCACTACGCGCGATCGATGGCAAGCTACGGTGTTTTCCTAGCGGCGTGTGGTTTTCATTACCATGGGCCCAAAGGTCACCTGGGTTTCGCACCTCGCGTTTCGCCCGATCACTTCAAAGCCGCATTCACGACGGCCGAGGGTTGGGGCACGTTCACCCAGAAAACTGACCAGCAAACATTGTCCGCGTCGGTTGCGTTACGTTACGGAACGCTGCATTTGAATCAGCTGTCGTTACAGGCCGTTGCCGGTGTGTCGGCCACCAGTGCGACCGCGCGGCTGCAAGACCAAGACGTTCCCGTGGTTTTGGAGACCGATGGATCGCAGCACGTCCTTCGTTTCCCCGCCGGCTTGGACATCAATGCCGGACAATCGCTGGACGTTGAACTGTTCTAA
- a CDS encoding sulfatase family protein codes for MSRIKTTSLGSITLLLLCLQGVPVESRQPNFVVIFTDDQGYGDLSCFGGDHIDTPNIDRMAAEGMKLTGFYVAAPVCTPSRAALMTGCYPKRIDMATGSNFGVLLAGDRKGLHPREITIAEVLQTAGYSTGIFGKWHLGDQPEFLPTKQGFDEYFGIPYSHDIHPFHPRQSHYKFPPLPLLENDTVVEMEPDADFLTKRVTEAAVSFIERHQDAPFFLYVPHPIPHAPLHASPPFMKGVAQETLDAINAEDGNIDYRTRDKIYRQAIAEIDWSVGQILSTLNANGLDENTFVLFTSDNGPPKNSLFASAGPLRGNKGTTFEGGMREPTVVRWPGKIPAGQTNDELMTTMDLLPTFAKLAGASVPSDRVIDGKDIWPTLIGKSATPHECFFYHRGNTLAAVRCGNWKLHINRGKPAQLYDLSTDIGETKNVIESHPDVVARLQQHLATFARDIAENSRPAAFVDDPRPLSK; via the coding sequence ATGAGTCGAATCAAGACGACCTCTTTGGGATCGATCACGCTGCTCCTGCTGTGTTTGCAAGGTGTTCCAGTCGAATCCAGACAGCCCAACTTTGTTGTGATCTTTACCGACGATCAGGGCTACGGTGACCTCAGCTGTTTCGGCGGCGACCACATCGACACGCCAAACATCGACCGAATGGCGGCCGAGGGGATGAAGCTGACCGGCTTCTACGTTGCCGCCCCCGTTTGCACACCGTCACGCGCGGCATTGATGACCGGGTGTTACCCCAAGCGAATCGACATGGCGACCGGATCGAATTTCGGTGTCTTGCTTGCGGGCGATCGAAAAGGATTGCATCCCCGCGAGATCACGATCGCCGAAGTATTGCAGACCGCCGGATACAGCACGGGGATCTTTGGCAAGTGGCACCTGGGTGACCAACCGGAATTCTTGCCCACCAAGCAAGGCTTTGACGAATACTTTGGAATCCCTTACAGCCACGACATCCATCCGTTCCACCCTCGACAAAGCCATTACAAGTTTCCACCGCTGCCGCTGCTGGAAAACGACACGGTGGTGGAAATGGAACCCGACGCCGACTTCCTGACAAAGCGTGTGACCGAAGCCGCGGTCTCGTTCATCGAACGACATCAAGATGCACCGTTCTTTCTGTACGTCCCTCACCCGATTCCCCACGCACCGCTGCACGCATCACCCCCGTTCATGAAAGGCGTCGCCCAGGAAACGCTCGACGCAATTAACGCAGAAGACGGCAACATCGACTATCGCACGCGAGACAAGATTTACCGTCAAGCGATCGCAGAGATCGATTGGTCCGTCGGACAGATCCTTAGCACGTTGAACGCCAACGGATTGGACGAAAACACGTTCGTCCTGTTCACCTCCGACAACGGACCGCCGAAAAACTCGTTGTTCGCCAGTGCGGGCCCGCTACGCGGCAACAAGGGAACCACGTTCGAAGGCGGAATGCGAGAGCCCACGGTGGTTCGGTGGCCTGGCAAGATCCCGGCAGGCCAGACCAACGACGAACTGATGACGACGATGGATTTGCTGCCCACCTTTGCGAAGCTTGCCGGAGCATCCGTTCCCAGCGATCGCGTGATCGATGGCAAAGACATTTGGCCCACGCTGATCGGCAAGTCTGCAACACCGCACGAGTGTTTCTTTTACCACCGCGGCAACACGCTTGCGGCGGTTCGGTGCGGCAATTGGAAACTGCACATCAATCGTGGCAAGCCCGCACAGTTGTACGATTTGTCAACCGACATCGGCGAAACGAAGAACGTGATCGAATCGCACCCCGACGTTGTCGCTCGTCTGCAACAGCATCTTGCCACCTTCGCCCGCGACATCGCCGAAAACAGTCGTCCCGCCGCGTTCGTCGACGACCCCAGACCGCTGTCGAAGTAG
- a CDS encoding DUF2891 domain-containing protein: MSDLDASVANEWGKLVLKGVDTEFPNKLSLVYSSEEQIKTPRQHFPAFYGCFDWHSSVHGHWLLVRLLKDHPSIESAPRIRQVLGRHLSAANLKKEADFFTKDEQKTFERMYGWAWFLRLVMEVDTWDDPDAEQWRENLRPLEIVLVDRIKDYLPLLTYPIRIGQHTDTGFALGQILDYARQMNHAELESLVVNRTKSFYEDDVDYPVNYEPSGHDFFSSCWNEADLMRRVLPQRKFVAWLDRFVPELSEQLTDGTITPVGVSDVTDPKIVHLAGLNLNRAWCMQSVAAALPADHPLRDPISKSAQMHRSAGLAYINSGHYEGDHWLATFGLYAVKRVGVSSVGD; encoded by the coding sequence ATGTCTGACTTGGATGCATCGGTCGCAAACGAATGGGGAAAGCTTGTCTTGAAGGGAGTCGATACCGAATTTCCGAACAAGCTTTCGTTGGTCTATTCGAGCGAAGAACAGATCAAGACACCACGACAACATTTCCCCGCCTTCTACGGTTGCTTCGATTGGCACAGCAGCGTCCACGGACATTGGTTACTCGTTCGGCTTTTGAAGGATCATCCCTCGATCGAATCAGCACCACGAATACGGCAGGTTCTCGGTCGACACCTCTCTGCGGCCAACCTGAAGAAGGAAGCAGACTTCTTTACCAAGGACGAGCAGAAGACGTTCGAACGAATGTACGGTTGGGCGTGGTTCCTGCGTCTGGTCATGGAAGTCGACACTTGGGACGACCCCGATGCGGAACAATGGCGTGAAAACCTTCGTCCTTTGGAAATCGTCTTGGTCGATCGGATCAAAGATTACCTGCCGCTTCTGACCTATCCCATTCGAATCGGGCAACACACCGACACCGGGTTCGCCCTTGGACAGATCCTGGACTACGCCCGCCAGATGAACCACGCAGAACTGGAATCGCTGGTCGTAAATCGAACCAAGTCATTCTACGAAGACGATGTGGATTACCCCGTAAACTATGAACCTTCGGGGCACGATTTCTTTTCATCGTGTTGGAACGAGGCGGACTTGATGCGGCGTGTCTTGCCGCAGCGAAAGTTTGTTGCGTGGCTGGACCGATTCGTTCCGGAATTGTCCGAACAGCTTACTGACGGCACGATCACGCCAGTCGGCGTCAGCGACGTCACGGATCCAAAAATCGTTCACTTGGCCGGTCTGAATTTGAACCGCGCATGGTGCATGCAATCGGTCGCAGCGGCACTTCCCGCAGACCACCCACTTCGCGATCCAATTAGCAAAAGCGCCCAAATGCATCGGAGCGCCGGGTTGGCATACATCAACAGCGGACACTACGAGGGTGATCACTGGCTTGCAACCTTTGGGCTCTACGCGGTCAAGCGAGTCGGGGTCTCCAGTGTCGGCGATTGA